Below is a window of Camelina sativa cultivar DH55 chromosome 11, Cs, whole genome shotgun sequence DNA.
CCTTGAATTCCTCTAGCACATCGTTCTTAAGAAGTTAAGTTCTGAAGTTCTTAAGAAGTTGAAGAGGCAAAACACATTGTCTATCAGAAATTCCTCAACAAGTGACTACAGCAAAAATGGTTCCAGATACAGTGAGCATACCTCCATTCTTTAACCAGCTCGGGAGGCACACATGGCGTGATTTTATGTAGAACACTTGCAACACTGAGTAAACGAGCCGTGTATTCGTTTGCATATTACACATCTAGAACACTTTTACCACATTTGActtgccaaaaaataaaaagagtctCATTCCTTAGTAAAAGATCATATTCTTCACAAATGGGCATTGTTGCTATCATCATCTTATGTCTTCCACTAATCACACTAAGCCAACCTAAGTCTGATGAACGATCAAGCCGACATAAACCggattaaacattttaaatagcCGGTATTAATAACTGGACAAAATTCCGGCTCATATGAAACAAGGGCTTGGAGGACTCAGCCTGTTTAACTTATTCtgttaatttaaagaaaaacaaactacaaCCTAAAGCCGTATCCACATTCATGTGTTATGTGTATGAGATTCGTGACTTTGTTGGGTCATGATGAAGCGTGGTGATGCAAAACATACTTGACCACCTCGTAGAAGGAAACCACTATCCCTACCGATGGTCCTGCACGCGCCACTCGTGGACCCATTCCCATGAACAGTCCTCTCATCCCTCCATCCCTGTGTGTATGTATTTGTTGTTATGTCTTATTTCAATACAAACACAGAGcttttgacaaataaaaaatggaatCTTTCAAATATCTATATACATACCTCCAAACCTCTACTAGTGTCTGTCGCGTCGTCATTATCAACGCCCTACCAGGATCCTTCTGAATTAATGGCAGGGACAAACATAAGTAGGGTCTTAATAAGTAACTAGACAAGTTTCCCGATggaaagcaaacaaacctctaTCTGTCTTCTTGTTCTTGCAACGTCAAGAGGACAAGTAGCAGCAGCAGCGATACTTCCAGCTACAAAACCAGTAGAAAAGTTTGCACCGAAAACACCAAGAAGATTTGTATCATTGCCAACAACTCCCAGAAGCCTTCTTCTCATCTGTACCAAAGGGGAAGGTCAAACCAATTCACTTAACTGGGTTATGTAATTTGGCTTAAACTGCCTTACAAACATCTCTCTGCAATTGtaaaatgtttagaaaatgTCAAAAATCTTACTGCCTCGAGGGTCCCCCACAAGATTGCTGAGAATGGAACATCACGGGCAAGCTGTGCACCCAAGCCTCTATAGAGAACACGATAGTTGTGCACTGTAACAGGgaaaaatgtatattaaagactaaacaaaacaaaaactctggCTCTTCAATGTCCACACTCCACACGCATGCATCTTTGGTTGTGATTGCTAATTAAATGGTATGCCTAACTGCCTAAGAGAGGGAAAACTCTACTTGATTATACATGCGCTAGAGATTATGACTCcaagatatcaaatattttggCATTTCTGTGGCTTgagatgaaagaagaagtaACTTACAACTACTCTCGAAGTTATTTGCTGTCCTGACTTCAGAGACTACACCAACTAGAGTTTTAAGAACTCCCGGAGGCTTCATACcgctttttgcttctttgaatGCCTAATTAGAAATAACAGTAAATAGAATATTACTCGCGAGTCATTCATAGAAAGAGTACACACAGACGAAAAGCACAACACACGTCTGACGAAAAGCATAACACACGTCTAGAGTTACAAGACTACACACAGACGAAGTAGAAGCCAATACCTGCATACGCGTTCTTGCAAGGTCAATTGGATAGCACACTGTACAAGCTAAGGACCGCGCTAGGGACCCTGCCACAACAGGCACACACCATGTCGTAGCAGGAGCTTTCTCCCGAGATAATATTTCCAACCGGTTGCGAAACAAATCATAGAATGGTAGATACATCCCAACCTGTGCAAAACTTAAGAGTTGAGTAATCCATAGTgtatccaaaca
It encodes the following:
- the LOC104722119 gene encoding mitochondrial carrier protein MTM1 isoform X1: MVEAERPENIWVASEMSSSSSPAAIESRDFSIIDSTDGIRDDVRRFGIASPPQLDKGSSKNDLGFTGRVFSAAGAAVLSAVTLNPLDVVKTRLQAQAAGLSYSHPLSNSIGRMAFFGPNMMFADLRCSPSCSRAGVQGTVSICPPDCFQYKGTFDVFTKIIRQEGLSRLWRGTNAGLAVAVPMVGMYLPFYDLFRNRLEILSREKAPATTWCVPVVAGSLARSLACTVCYPIDLARTRMQAFKEAKSGMKPPGVLKTLVGVVSEVRTANNFESSLHNYRVLYRGLGAQLARDVPFSAILWGTLEAMRRRLLGVVGNDTNLLGVFGANFSTGFVAGSIAAAATCPLDVARTRRQIEKDPGRALIMTTRQTLVEVWRDGGMRGLFMGMGPRVARAGPSVGIVVSFYEVVKYVLHHHASS
- the LOC104722119 gene encoding mitochondrial carrier protein MTM1 isoform X2, with translation MVEAERPENIWVASEMSSSSSPAAIESRDFSIIDSTDGIRDDVRRFGIASPPQLDKGSSKNDLGFTGRVFSAAGAAVLSAVTLNPLDVVKTRLQAQAAGLSYSHPLSNSIGRMAFFGPNMMFADLRCSPSCSRAGVQGTVSICPPDCFQYKGTFDVFTKIIRQEGLSRLWRGTNAGLAVAVPMVGMYLPFYDLFRNRLEILSREKAPATTWCVPVVAGSLARSLACTVCYPIDLARTRMQAFKEAKSGMKPPGVLKTLVGVVSEVRTANNFESSLHNYRVLYRGLGAQLARDVPFSAILWGTLEAMRRRLLGVVGNDTNLLGVFGANFSTGFVAGSIAAAATCPLDVARTRRQIEDPGRALIMTTRQTLVEVWRDGGMRGLFMGMGPRVARAGPSVGIVVSFYEVVKYVLHHHASS